The window CTGGAAGACCTGTGCGGCCTCCTTCGCAGTCTGATGGATGTCGTCGATGTCGTCCTCGGGCGAGTCGACGAAACAGGCGCTGAGTTGCTGGAGTTCGTCGCCGGCGTTCATCAGCGTCGGCGAGTTCGGCATGAAGGAGAGGTCCTCCATCAGCGTCTCGAACTCCTCGCGTTTGGCCTCGACCTCCGACCGGATCTCCTCGGGGAGGTCGGGGACGACGGTGTCGTAGGCGAACTTGTTGACGTTGTACACCGACAGCGACGTTTCCGCCTCGGAGTCGGCGGTGACGCCCTTCCCGAACACTTCCTCGGCGAGTTCGTCCCGGCGCGGGTGGTCGGGCTTCAACTGCTCGGGCGTGACGGTGACCTCGACGTCTCGCTTCTCGGCCTCGAAGACCGCCTCCGCGAGCGCGACGTTCTTCGCGACGCGGGGGAAGAGGTCCTCCTGGGACTCGACGGGGTCGCCGTCGGCGTCCTTGCGGAGGTACCGCGCGGGCAGGATGTTGTGATACGCGTTCGCAGTGAGGCGCTCCTCGAGGGTGTCGCCGTCGGTCCGCTTGACGGGCAGTTCGAGTTCGCCGGCTCTCACGTTCTTCTCGCTCATCTACTGTTCCTCCCGTCCTGTGCGGACACACGGGACGTTCTCGGATCGAGTGAGTGGCTCTGGTTGGATCATTTGTAACGGTGTCGTGTGAGTGTGGGAGGTCGGTTAAGGCTTCGGTATCCGGGCATTCCCCCATTAAATATCATAATTAGCACCTATCCCTGACCGTGGTTCCCCCACACTCGACGTGGCGTAGCCCAGTAGGCACACGAGGGATATGAAGGTTCGTAGACCGGAGCGGAAGTGAAAACACCGGCGGTGGGAAACGACGCTGTCGGTCGATTATCCAGCGGAACCGAAGGGGCCCTGCCGGTGAGGGCCGCCCCTGTCGCCGATGCTCGTTCCACCGTTATCGGCGGGGAGCGACCGCGAGACACCGACCGAATCGACAAAAATAGCCAGGTTTCCTATACGTTCGATCGCCCCGGTCCCGTCGGTCGATTCGGGGGACCCGAGAGGCCACCGACCCCACAGACTTATTCCCCCGTCCGATGATAGCGTCGGATATGTCGTCCACACTCGCACCGACCGCGGCGGCCGTCCCGCTACAGCTGGGTGGGCTCCTCTCGGAACCGCTCGGACAGGCGCTCGCCGTGATCGTCGCGATCGCGGTCGTCGTTCTCGTCGGCCGGATCGCGCTGAAGATCGCCTGGCGGTTGGTCACGATCGCCGCCGTCGTGGTCGGGGCGCTCTTGCTGCTCTCGTTCTTCGGAATCAGCGTGTTGTGACGACGGTATCCGCTGACGACCCGGCGCGAATCAGACCTGCGCCGCCCGCTCCGATTCGGGAGGCCGCACGTACGCTTCGAGGAAGTTCCGGACGACGTCGTGGCCGACGCCGGTGAGCACCGACTCGGGGTGGAACTGGACCGCCTCGATCGGGAACTCCCGGTGGCGGACGCCCATCACGAGGTCCGTCGCGGTCGCGTCCGGAGCCCCGTCGGTCGCCGCCTCATCGTTCCCCACATCGGTCGCCGCCTCACCATTACCCACGGCGGTCGTCTCCTCGCCGTCCGCGACCGCGTGCGTCGTCGTCGCCGACACCTCGAAGCAGTCGGGAACGCTGGTCGCGACGAGGGAGTGATAGCGCCCGGCCTGAAACCCCTGATCGAGACCGGCAAAGACGCCGCGGCCGTCGTGGTCGACGGGGTAGGCCTTCCCGTGGATCGGTTCGGGCGCGTGTCCGATCTCGCCGCCGTACGCGTAGACGGCCGCTTCGAGGCCGAGACAGACGCCGAGCGTCGGGACCGTCTCCGAGAGCGTCGTGAGCACCTCGGTGGTGACGCCGACGTCGCGCTCGTTCTTCGGGTGGCCCGGGCCGGGACTGATGACGATGGCGTCCGGGTCGATCTCGCGGAGTTCGTCGAGGTCGGCGGTGTTCTTTCGAACCACTACCTCCACACGCTCGCCGTCGATCCGCTGCTCGGAGAAGTACTCCACGAGGTTGTACGTGAACGAGTCGAAGTTGTCGACGACGAGCAGTCGGACCGTCATCGGGGCACCTCCCCGGAGACGGCCTGGTCCTCCGGCGTCGTGTCGTCGCTCGTGTCCGACCCCGCGGCGTCGTCACTCGCTTCGGACGACTCGGACCCCGCCTCGATGCGCTCGACCGCCGCGAGGACGCCGTCCATCTTCTGCTCGGTCTCCTCGTACTCCGCGGTCGGGTCGCTGTCGGCGACGATGCCCGCACCGGCCCGGACGGAGATGACGTCCTCCGCGCCGCTGCGGTCGACCGTCGCCGTCCGGATGACGATCGCGAAGTCGGCGTCGCCGGACCACGAGTAGTACCCGACGCCGCCGCCGTAGACGCCTCTGGGCGTCAGTTCCAGGTCGTCGACGATCTCCATCGCGCGGACCTTCGGCGCGCCGGTCAGGGTGCCGGCGGGGAACGTCGCACGCGTGGCGTCGAACGCGTCGGCGCGCTCCGCGTCGCCCGCGGCTTCGGCGTCCGCGCCCGCCTCGTCGTCGGCGTCGCCACTTCCGGCCAGCGTCCCGGTCACGGTCGACTCGATGTGCTGGACGTGGCTGTACTTCAGGACGTTCATGAACTCCTCGACGCGGACGCTTCCGGGCTCTGCGACCCGCCGGACGTCGTTGCGCGCGAGGTCGACGAGCATCGTGTGCTCGGCGCGCTCCTTGCCGTCGGCGAGCATCTCGCCGGCGAGCCGTCGGTCCTCGACGGGGCTCGTCCCGCGCGGGCAGGTCCCCGCGATCGGGTTCGAGACGACGCGGTCCCCGCGGACGGAGACGAGCGTCTCGGGACTCGCGCCGACGATGTGTCGGTCGTCGTGTC is drawn from Halobellus limi and contains these coding sequences:
- a CDS encoding aminodeoxychorismate/anthranilate synthase component II, producing the protein MTVRLLVVDNFDSFTYNLVEYFSEQRIDGERVEVVVRKNTADLDELREIDPDAIVISPGPGHPKNERDVGVTTEVLTTLSETVPTLGVCLGLEAAVYAYGGEIGHAPEPIHGKAYPVDHDGRGVFAGLDQGFQAGRYHSLVATSVPDCFEVSATTTHAVADGEETTAVGNGEAATDVGNDEAATDGAPDATATDLVMGVRHREFPIEAVQFHPESVLTGVGHDVVRNFLEAYVRPPESERAAQV